In Thiospirochaeta perfilievii, a single window of DNA contains:
- a CDS encoding UDP-glucose--hexose-1-phosphate uridylyltransferase codes for MKITADLIEELIGFGIFHKMINNLDVYLVRNQLIDLLKVDEPSDRAFEATYPDYPVEILNKLINQSVKRGIIDDSLSEKDILDAKIMSLFMPRPSELYNKYENIRESIGVEAATTYYYNLSKLSNYIKTDRIARNKYWKCETESGELEITINLSKPEKDPKDIAKAGRVLNTNYPKCLLCAENVGYTGHINHPARSSHRVIPLKLNGEEWFYQYSPYVYYNEHAIIFKARHEPMRISRESFVRLTDFVEIMPHYFIGSNADLPIVGGSILSHDHFQGGNHRFPMVDAKVIKEYTNSDFKGVKISIVDWPMSVIRISGENKEDLVNMASFILDKWRAYSDKSVGILASSCVNGEDIPHNTITPIARKNDNGNFELDLVLRNNRCDEEHPDGIYHPHKHLHHIKKENIGLIEVMGLAILPPRIEKDLVKLSEVLQGVESLSFVESKMENHFPWFSSIKNSFNSTLTKDEADCVLQKAVASRFSEVLECAGVFKKTDQGFKAFDKFLKECSCY; via the coding sequence ATGAAAATAACAGCAGATTTAATTGAAGAACTTATAGGATTTGGAATATTCCATAAAATGATTAACAACTTAGATGTATACCTGGTTAGAAATCAACTAATTGATCTTCTTAAGGTAGATGAACCATCAGATAGGGCCTTTGAAGCTACATATCCAGATTATCCTGTAGAGATTTTAAATAAACTAATAAACCAGAGTGTAAAAAGGGGAATAATTGATGACTCCCTATCTGAAAAAGATATATTAGATGCAAAAATTATGTCACTTTTTATGCCTAGACCATCTGAGCTATACAATAAATATGAAAATATTAGAGAGAGTATTGGTGTAGAGGCTGCTACTACGTACTATTATAATTTAAGTAAATTATCTAATTATATTAAAACAGATAGAATTGCAAGAAATAAGTATTGGAAATGTGAAACGGAATCTGGAGAGTTAGAGATAACTATAAATTTATCAAAACCGGAAAAGGATCCAAAGGATATAGCTAAAGCTGGAAGGGTTTTAAATACAAACTACCCTAAATGTCTTCTTTGTGCTGAAAATGTAGGATATACAGGGCATATCAATCATCCTGCTAGATCAAGTCACCGGGTTATTCCTCTAAAGTTAAACGGAGAAGAGTGGTTCTATCAATACTCTCCCTATGTGTATTATAATGAACATGCCATTATTTTTAAGGCTAGGCATGAGCCTATGAGAATAAGTAGGGAGTCTTTTGTAAGATTAACTGATTTTGTTGAGATTATGCCCCACTACTTTATTGGATCAAATGCAGACCTTCCAATTGTTGGAGGCTCAATTCTAAGTCACGACCACTTCCAAGGTGGGAACCATCGTTTCCCAATGGTAGATGCTAAGGTGATAAAAGAGTATACAAATAGTGATTTTAAAGGCGTAAAAATCTCTATTGTTGATTGGCCTATGTCTGTAATAAGAATCTCAGGGGAAAATAAAGAGGATCTTGTAAATATGGCTAGTTTTATTTTGGATAAATGGAGGGCTTACTCCGATAAAAGTGTTGGGATTTTAGCATCTAGTTGTGTTAATGGTGAAGATATACCACACAATACTATCACTCCAATTGCGAGAAAAAATGATAATGGAAATTTTGAACTTGATTTAGTTTTAAGAAATAACAGGTGTGATGAGGAACATCCTGATGGAATCTACCATCCCCATAAACATTTACATCATATTAAAAAAGAGAATATCGGTTTAATTGAGGTTATGGGTCTTGCTATACTACCTCCTAGAATAGAGAAGGACTTAGTAAAACTCTCTGAAGTATTACAGGGAGTAGAGAGTTTAAGCTTTGTTGAGAGTAAGATGGAGAATCACTTTCCTTGGTTTAGTAGTATTAAAAACAGTTTTAACTCTACTCTAACAAAGGATGAGGCTGATTGTGTTCTACAGAAAGCTGTTGCAAGTAGATTCTCAGAAGTATTAGAGTGTGCTGGTGTCTTTAAGAAAACAGATCAGGGTTTTAAAGCTTTTGATAAGTTTCTAAAAGAGTGTTCCTGTTATTAA
- a CDS encoding DUF2721 domain-containing protein, translated as MTITTPALLFSAISLLMLAYTNKFLTLAQIVRQLVHDFPKDDDSRIKGQIKNLNLRLTLIKYMQGFGALSFLFCTLSMFSLFLTYLFIGEILFAIGLILLGVSLVLLFYEVTISTKALKIELENISINK; from the coding sequence ATGACTATAACAACACCAGCACTTCTTTTCTCTGCAATATCACTCCTTATGCTAGCCTATACTAATAAATTTTTAACCCTAGCTCAAATAGTTAGACAACTAGTCCATGATTTTCCTAAAGATGATGATAGCAGAATTAAGGGGCAGATAAAAAATTTAAATCTTCGATTGACCCTTATAAAGTATATGCAGGGTTTTGGAGCTCTTAGTTTTCTTTTTTGTACCCTATCAATGTTCTCTCTATTTTTAACCTATCTATTTATAGGGGAGATTCTCTTTGCTATAGGATTGATTCTTTTAGGGGTTTCCCTTGTTTTACTTTTTTATGAGGTAACTATTTCTACAAAGGCATTAAAAATAGAGTTGGAAAATATTAGTATAAATAAATAA
- a CDS encoding helix-turn-helix transcriptional regulator gives MSNKSENFGIIIGVISFIFLLFNFLIQYTFYKQVIFEKEYAVLIFISIVMLFSYIFIYKRIIQVLTIFISTIYTFYILNHFGLGMLELVILILLLDKYSIFKKRDILKTTILLTLFFILLVTSQLKNNALLIDRLYRYIYFILATILITFLKSNNISFKIERYTFYKNEISKLKNSLKLNQEILKRVNIDYIDPLEAGLSVAELEILENLCLYRETNAELATRLKKSTNTVKVQMKSILVKIGAETRYQLIDLCKYYYHSVGNIDPINGDRV, from the coding sequence TTGAGTAATAAATCAGAGAACTTTGGTATTATTATTGGTGTCATATCATTTATTTTTTTACTATTTAACTTTTTGATCCAATATACATTTTATAAACAAGTAATTTTTGAAAAAGAGTATGCTGTTTTAATTTTTATATCTATTGTTATGTTATTTTCATATATATTTATATATAAGCGTATTATACAGGTTTTAACAATTTTTATTTCTACTATTTACACCTTCTATATATTAAATCATTTTGGTTTAGGTATGCTTGAACTTGTTATTTTGATATTGCTTCTAGATAAGTACTCAATATTTAAAAAAAGGGATATTCTAAAGACTACTATTCTTTTAACACTTTTTTTTATACTCCTTGTCACTTCACAACTTAAAAATAATGCATTATTAATTGATCGGCTATATAGGTATATATACTTTATTTTAGCAACTATTTTAATTACATTTTTAAAGAGTAATAATATTAGTTTTAAGATAGAGCGGTACACGTTTTATAAGAATGAGATAAGTAAACTTAAAAATAGTTTAAAACTAAATCAAGAGATTTTAAAAAGAGTAAATATAGATTATATTGATCCCCTAGAAGCCGGTCTTTCAGTTGCAGAGTTAGAAATCTTAGAGAATCTCTGTTTATACAGGGAGACAAATGCAGAGCTTGCCACAAGGCTAAAAAAATCTACAAATACAGTAAAGGTTCAGATGAAAAGTATACTGGTTAAAATAGGTGCTGAAACAAGATATCAACTAATAGATCTGTGTAAATACTACTACCATAGCGTAGGGAATATAGACCCTATCAATGGCGATAGGGTCTAG
- a CDS encoding DUF4954 family protein, protein MNKINKLPLGGMINEYNTLRIIQSGNKNEKYRNLTNNEIELLEMQKNKCYDWSKILVTDTFEPLQIKHCYFMGTVRIDDMEPISLEFNDVILPVGLYNSQVMSCDIGKNCSIHNVSYLSRVLIGENVMLKDIDELSTSDHAKFGNGIVKDGEDPSGRIELEIANEAGGREILPFSKMLTVDAYLWYKYRDNKNLMESFKLFVETEYPSDRGYYGFIGDRTVIKNSRILKDVTIGSDAYIKGANKLKNLTIKSSPNHKTQIGEGCTLVNGIINEGCKVFYGATAVRFQLMSHSSLKYGARLINSVLGENSTISCCEVLNSFIYPGHEQHHNSSFLIASVLKGQTNIASGATIGSNHNSRANDGELVAGRGFWPGLNCSLKHDSKFATFNIVVKGNYTKEINNPLPFSLISLNKNDKVEVFPGYWFLHNMYALKRNSWKYGVRDQREKNFPRLDFDFLAPDTVSEMLEGREFLEKCAEYSYRKISTDIHTGEDLLNEYDDFGNFTIYSTTIENKNHGVLIHKPAVAYKEYYKMITLYSVDTILKFFKDGGDISQLNGLVNPDKWINCGGQFIPDDRVKSIIDDIVDKKITSWDELHSRYKMVSKLYDRDKAGHAFYVLQKLNKVDRLNWQQWLDAVDTAIKARIEIKERVYSSREKDFNCSFRKITFDSKEEKEAVIGKLDDNSFFKIEEEECASFIEMTKSVDLKKIF, encoded by the coding sequence ATGAATAAAATTAATAAACTTCCCCTAGGTGGCATGATAAATGAGTATAATACCCTTCGTATTATACAGTCAGGCAACAAAAATGAGAAATATAGAAACTTAACTAATAATGAGATTGAGCTATTAGAAATGCAGAAAAATAAGTGTTACGATTGGTCTAAAATCCTTGTAACTGACACTTTTGAACCTTTGCAAATTAAACACTGCTACTTTATGGGTACAGTTAGAATAGACGATATGGAACCTATATCCCTGGAGTTTAATGATGTTATTTTACCTGTTGGTTTGTACAACTCACAAGTAATGTCCTGTGATATTGGAAAGAATTGTTCAATACATAATGTCTCTTATCTTTCTAGAGTTCTAATTGGTGAAAACGTAATGCTTAAGGATATTGATGAACTCTCCACATCGGACCATGCAAAGTTTGGTAACGGTATTGTAAAGGATGGGGAGGACCCAAGTGGTCGTATTGAGCTTGAAATAGCCAATGAAGCTGGTGGAAGGGAAATTTTACCATTTTCTAAAATGTTAACAGTAGACGCCTACCTATGGTATAAGTATAGGGATAATAAGAATTTAATGGAGAGTTTTAAACTCTTTGTAGAGACAGAGTACCCATCGGATAGGGGGTATTATGGATTTATTGGGGATAGAACAGTAATTAAAAACAGTAGAATATTAAAAGATGTAACAATAGGTTCTGATGCATATATAAAAGGTGCTAATAAGTTAAAAAACTTAACAATTAAAAGCAGTCCTAATCATAAAACTCAAATAGGAGAGGGCTGTACTCTAGTTAATGGAATAATCAATGAAGGATGTAAGGTTTTTTACGGCGCAACAGCTGTAAGGTTTCAACTTATGAGTCACTCTTCATTAAAATATGGAGCTAGGTTAATTAACTCTGTTTTAGGTGAGAACTCAACTATAAGTTGTTGTGAGGTTTTAAACTCTTTTATCTATCCAGGCCATGAGCAACATCACAACTCCTCATTTTTAATCGCTTCAGTATTAAAGGGACAGACAAACATAGCTTCTGGGGCAACAATTGGTAGTAATCACAACTCAAGGGCTAATGATGGTGAGTTAGTAGCCGGTCGAGGGTTTTGGCCAGGCTTAAACTGTAGCTTAAAACACGACTCTAAATTTGCCACTTTTAATATAGTAGTAAAGGGCAATTATACTAAAGAGATTAATAACCCCTTACCCTTTAGTCTTATCTCACTTAATAAGAACGATAAGGTTGAAGTATTTCCAGGCTACTGGTTTCTACATAATATGTATGCACTTAAGAGAAATAGTTGGAAGTACGGTGTTCGTGATCAAAGAGAGAAGAATTTTCCTAGATTAGATTTTGACTTTTTAGCTCCTGATACTGTATCGGAGATGTTAGAGGGAAGAGAGTTTTTAGAGAAGTGTGCTGAATACTCCTATAGAAAAATCTCTACAGATATACATACAGGGGAGGATCTGCTTAATGAGTATGATGACTTTGGAAATTTCACTATATACAGTACTACAATAGAGAATAAAAACCATGGAGTTTTGATTCATAAACCAGCAGTGGCCTATAAAGAGTATTATAAAATGATAACCCTCTACTCTGTTGACACTATATTGAAGTTCTTTAAAGATGGAGGAGATATTTCTCAACTAAACGGTTTAGTTAATCCTGATAAATGGATAAATTGTGGTGGTCAGTTTATTCCTGATGATAGGGTTAAAAGTATAATTGATGATATTGTAGATAAAAAAATAACATCCTGGGATGAACTACACTCTAGGTATAAAATGGTTTCAAAACTATACGACCGAGATAAAGCAGGGCACGCTTTTTATGTTTTACAAAAACTTAATAAGGTTGATAGATTAAATTGGCAACAATGGTTAGACGCTGTAGATACTGCTATTAAAGCTAGAATTGAGATTAAAGAGAGAGTCTATTCATCAAGGGAGAAAGACTTTAATTGTAGTTTTAGAAAGATAACCTTTGACTCTAAAGAGGAGAAGGAAGCTGTTATTGGTAAATTAGATGATAATAGCTTCTTTAAAATAGAGGAAGAGGAGTGCGCTTCGTTTATAGAGATGACAAAAAGTGTAGATCTAAAGAAAATCTTCTAA
- a CDS encoding N-acetylneuraminate synthase family protein — MPINKSKRTFIIAEIGTSHGGDLEKAKKLIRAAKDAGADCAKFQVVFAQEIIHKNTGLVKLPGGDTPLYSVFKSLEMDEPFYKQLKDMTESEGLIFMASPFGKKSGDILNNIGSKIFKVASPELNHFPLLKQLKSFNKPLILSSGVSKLRDIERALEITGRDRVSLLHCITSYPAPENEYNLKLISNLKNIFGIETGISDHSLDPVLVPSISVLLGASIVEKHLTLSNETDGLDDPVALNPQNFKQMCDSIRKYEDMDLKSGLDKLSKIYGLERVTSILGDGVKKLAKSEESNYNRTNRSLHSLEQLNRGDVITKENTALLRTEKILRVGLSPHLVENFYGRKLTKDVPSGEGIRLEDFL, encoded by the coding sequence ATGCCAATTAACAAATCAAAAAGAACATTTATTATTGCAGAGATAGGAACAAGCCACGGTGGTGATTTAGAAAAAGCAAAAAAACTTATTAGGGCTGCTAAGGATGCAGGTGCAGATTGTGCAAAATTTCAGGTTGTTTTTGCCCAGGAGATAATCCATAAAAACACAGGTTTAGTAAAACTCCCTGGGGGAGATACTCCACTATACAGTGTATTTAAAAGTTTAGAGATGGATGAACCCTTTTATAAACAACTTAAGGATATGACAGAGAGTGAAGGGTTAATATTTATGGCCTCACCCTTTGGTAAAAAGAGTGGGGATATTCTAAACAATATTGGATCTAAAATATTTAAAGTTGCTAGCCCAGAACTAAACCATTTCCCACTACTTAAACAGTTAAAGTCCTTTAATAAACCCCTAATCCTATCAAGTGGTGTATCAAAACTAAGGGATATAGAGAGGGCGTTAGAAATTACAGGAAGGGATAGGGTCTCCCTACTCCACTGTATTACAAGTTATCCTGCACCGGAGAATGAATATAATCTTAAGCTAATAAGTAACTTAAAAAATATTTTTGGTATAGAGACAGGAATTTCAGACCACTCCCTGGACCCTGTCCTAGTTCCTTCTATCTCAGTTCTTTTAGGAGCTTCTATTGTGGAGAAACACCTAACACTCTCTAATGAAACAGATGGTTTAGACGACCCTGTTGCCCTTAACCCACAAAACTTTAAACAAATGTGTGACTCTATTAGAAAGTATGAAGATATGGATTTAAAAAGTGGTTTAGATAAACTTTCTAAGATCTACGGGTTAGAGAGGGTAACATCTATATTAGGGGATGGTGTTAAAAAATTAGCTAAATCTGAAGAGAGTAATTACAACAGAACAAATAGGTCACTACACTCCCTAGAGCAACTAAATAGAGGGGATGTAATAACAAAAGAGAATACAGCTCTATTAAGAACAGAGAAGATATTAAGAGTTGGACTTTCTCCCCACTTAGTAGAAAATTTTTATGGTAGAAAATTAACTAAGGATGTTCCAAGTGGAGAGGGCATTAGATTAGAAGATTTTCTTTAG